The following proteins are co-located in the Proteiniborus ethanoligenes genome:
- a CDS encoding MATE family efflux transporter, with protein sequence MRIIERDKAFYKSMFAIALPITLQNLITSSLNMIDTLMITSLGEGSIAAVGLANQFFFFYALIAFGINSGSSIFIAQFWGKKDTDNIKKVLGLAIILCGGVGVIFTAVALFKPEYIMMFFTKEADVVRLGSDYLRIVSLSYIITGISFAFSVALRSIEQAKTPMVVSGISFVTNTVFNYLLIFGKFGFPELGIKGAAYGTLIARIVEIIFILYAIYSDKGPLAGSLKELTNWNKEFVFKYFKTTYPVIVNETFWSLGNVMYSVAYAKIGKEATAAVQIANTIQNIFLVISRGLANACTVMVGNKIGANEEKEAYSYAVKYLFIATTSGLFLGVILYLTSGFTLKAFNGLTDELFHTSKKMLAVMAIYLIAKMFNGTLIVGVLRGGGDTTFSMLLEMGSVWLVGVPLAFLGALVFKLPVYYVMAIVSLEEVVKATIGLPRVISKKWIRNVT encoded by the coding sequence ATGAGAATTATAGAAAGAGATAAAGCATTTTATAAATCAATGTTTGCAATAGCATTACCAATAACTCTACAGAACCTAATTACATCTTCATTGAACATGATAGATACATTGATGATTACTAGTCTAGGAGAAGGTAGTATCGCAGCTGTTGGATTAGCTAATCAGTTTTTTTTCTTTTATGCATTAATAGCATTTGGAATTAATAGTGGTTCTTCAATTTTCATAGCACAATTTTGGGGAAAAAAAGATACAGATAATATAAAAAAAGTATTAGGATTGGCAATAATCCTGTGCGGTGGAGTGGGGGTAATATTTACTGCAGTAGCATTATTTAAACCAGAATATATCATGATGTTTTTTACAAAAGAAGCAGATGTAGTAAGATTAGGGAGCGACTATTTAAGGATAGTATCTTTAAGCTATATTATTACAGGTATAAGCTTTGCTTTTAGTGTTGCTCTTAGAAGCATTGAACAAGCCAAAACACCTATGGTAGTTAGTGGTATATCCTTTGTAACTAATACAGTGTTCAATTATCTGCTTATTTTTGGAAAATTTGGTTTTCCAGAGCTTGGGATTAAAGGTGCGGCTTATGGAACTCTCATTGCAAGGATAGTTGAGATTATTTTTATTTTATACGCAATATATTCTGACAAAGGTCCTTTAGCAGGAAGCCTTAAAGAATTAACCAATTGGAATAAAGAATTTGTTTTTAAATATTTTAAAACTACTTATCCTGTAATAGTAAATGAAACTTTCTGGTCCTTAGGAAATGTTATGTATTCAGTAGCTTATGCTAAAATAGGAAAAGAAGCTACAGCAGCTGTTCAAATAGCTAATACTATACAAAATATTTTTTTAGTTATTTCTAGAGGCTTAGCAAATGCATGCACAGTTATGGTAGGAAATAAAATAGGAGCAAATGAAGAGAAAGAAGCTTACTCATACGCCGTTAAGTATCTCTTTATTGCTACAACCTCTGGATTATTTTTAGGAGTTATTCTATATTTAACCTCGGGATTCACACTAAAAGCCTTTAATGGTTTAACAGATGAACTGTTCCATACTTCAAAAAAGATGCTTGCTGTTATGGCTATTTACCTAATTGCGAAGATGTTTAATGGAACTTTGATTGTGGGAGTACTTAGGGGTGGTGGAGATACAACCTTTTCTATGCTGCTAGAAATGGGTTCTGTATGGCTGGTAGGAGTTCCACTAGCATTTTTAGGAGCATTAGTATTTAAATTACCAGTATATTATGTTATGGCTATTGTTTCCTTGGAAGAGGTAGTAAAGGCCACTATAGGATTGCCCAGAGTGATATCTAAAAAATGGATTAGAAATGTAACATGA
- a CDS encoding C40 family peptidase, with protein sequence MKKCFAALVGFALMLLTNTAFADVGVFLKDITLLAQEGTNATTFSQGARVYISGENENQYIISEQNDTYYADKQDLITITKKIKIYKLKDIPAAMYSEADFNSSIVKELGAGELLSLIDNHGEFGLFNTQDEKKGYVYLSILDEIFIEKENISLGTATAAMTVKNKDNKYLHIRKADILYIKDFRDSQFILLDEEGNEFAVNPLLVSLNKENVQLSRASFNRNSVTNVSKVIEYAHNAIGKPYAYAQAGNKGYDCSGLTYAAYQQISIKLPRSSSEQAGVGTTVKKEDLIAGDLIFFDTTGKKRISHVGIYIGDGKMIHASTGQKKVVIEEVNSSYYKNRFVTARRIIEN encoded by the coding sequence GTGAAAAAATGTTTTGCTGCTTTAGTTGGATTTGCTTTGATGCTTTTAACAAATACAGCGTTTGCTGATGTAGGCGTATTTTTAAAGGATATTACATTATTAGCTCAGGAAGGCACAAACGCTACAACTTTTTCCCAAGGAGCTAGAGTATATATTTCTGGAGAAAATGAAAATCAATATATTATCAGTGAACAAAACGATACGTATTATGCGGACAAGCAAGATTTAATAACCATAACAAAAAAAATTAAGATATACAAGCTTAAAGATATACCAGCAGCAATGTATTCAGAAGCAGACTTTAACTCTAGTATTGTTAAAGAGCTAGGGGCTGGAGAACTACTTAGTCTAATAGATAATCATGGAGAGTTTGGTTTATTTAACACACAGGATGAAAAGAAGGGCTATGTTTACCTTTCGATACTGGATGAAATCTTTATTGAAAAGGAAAATATTTCTCTTGGTACAGCAACAGCAGCTATGACAGTTAAGAATAAGGACAATAAATATTTACATATTCGTAAAGCAGATATTCTATATATAAAAGATTTTAGAGATAGTCAGTTTATATTATTAGATGAAGAAGGAAACGAATTTGCAGTAAACCCACTTTTAGTTTCTCTTAATAAGGAAAATGTTCAGTTATCTAGAGCTAGCTTCAATAGAAATAGTGTTACTAACGTAAGCAAGGTAATCGAATATGCACACAATGCTATTGGCAAACCTTATGCTTATGCTCAGGCAGGGAACAAAGGCTATGACTGTTCAGGTTTAACCTATGCTGCATACCAGCAAATAAGTATAAAATTGCCACGCTCATCTAGTGAACAGGCTGGAGTAGGTACTACCGTAAAAAAGGAAGATTTAATAGCTGGGGATTTAATATTTTTCGATACAACAGGGAAAAAAAGAATATCACATGTGGGCATATATATAGGAGACGGCAAAATGATACATGCTTCTACTGGTCAAAAAAAAGTAGTAATAGAAGAAGTGAATTCTAGCTACTATAAGAATAGATTTGTTACTGCAAGGAGAATAATCGAAAATTAA